The Vicinamibacteria bacterium nucleotide sequence GCCGGTCGACGCCAATTACAACAACGAGCAAGACCGCTTCGCCCAGGTGGCCATGCAATGGAACATGATTCATCCCCAGGGCAGCGAGGAGTGGAACGCGCTAATCGACGAGTTCCTCGAGCACAACACCGTTCTCGACCCCACCATGACGGCCTATCTCGCGGGCCGCGACGTCATGCGCGAACGCCGGGCCGACTGGCATGACAAGTACACGCTTCCCTCGCTGTGGGAGTACTACCAACCGAGCCGCACGAACCACGGTTCGTATTGGTATTACTGGACGACCTGGGAAGAGGTCGCGTGGAAGAACTTCTTCCGGATCTGGATGGCGTTCCTCGACGACTACAAGGATCGCGGGGGGCGCGTCACTGTGAGCACCGACGCCGCCTTCATCTATAACCTCTGGGGCTTCGGCACGATCGAGGAGATGGAGCTTCTGCAGGAAGCGGGATTTCATCCACTGGAGGTCTTTCGCGGCGCGACGATGCACGGAGCGGAAGCTCTGTTCGAGCCCAAAGGCCAGCCCATCGAGTTCGGCGTGGTGCGGCCGGGCCTTCTCGCCGATCTCGTCGTAGTCGACGAGAATCCCATCGCCAACCTCAAGGTATTGTACGGAACGGGAGCAGAGAGACTGAACGACCAGACGGGAAAAGTGGAGCGGGTCGGCGGGGTCAAATATACCATCAAGGACGGGATCGTCTACGACGCCAAGGAGCTTCTCGCCGATGTGGCCCGAATGGTCGAGAGGGCCAAGGCGCAACAACGTCCGACCGACAACGCCAACAACTGATTCGGCGACGCGGGCAGAATCGGTAAACCTTTCCTTCGATGACGGCGTCTGAAGGATCATCGAGAGGTTTGCCGCAATGATGACGACGTTTCTCCGTGATCTCCGCTTCGCCCTTCGTTCGCTCGGCAAGGCTCCGGCCCTGACGGCGGTGGCCGTTGTCTCGCTCGGCCTCGGAATTGGGGCCAACACCGCCGTATTCACGCTCTTCGACCAGGTGCTGCTCCGGAGCCTGCCAGTGCAGGATCCCGGTGCCCTCGTCATGGTCGCGACCCGCGGTACCCACATCGGCAGCAACCGGGGCTCCAACTCGGTGTCCTATCCAATGTACAAGGACTATCGCGAGCGCAACGAGGTCTTCGACGGCGTGCTCTGTCGTCGAGGCGAAGTCGTAAACGTCGCCTTCAAAGAGTCCACCGAGCGTGCCGAGGCGGAGATGGCGTCCGGCAATTACTTCGAGGTGCTCGGGATTCGGCCGGCCTGGGGACGACTGTTTACCATGGACGACGAGACCGCTCCGGGCGCGAACCCGGTCGTGGTCTTGAGCTACGACTACTGGAGCACCCGGTTCGGTGCCGACCGCTCCGTCGTGGGGCAGCCGATTCGCGTGAACGGCACCCCGATGACGATCGTGGGGGTCGTGGCACCCCGATTCCACGGGCTGTCGCTCGGCAGGCGCCCCCAGCTGTACGTTCCCGTCACGATGAAGAAACAGGTGACGCCGTCCTGGGACGACCTTGATGACCGCCGGAGCCGTTGGGTACAGGTGTTTGCTCGCCTTCGCCCTGGAGTCACCCTCGAGCGCGCCGAGTCCTCGATTGGAACTCTCTACAAGCAGATCATTGCCGTCGAGGTGGAGGACTCCTATTTCGCCGACGTATCCGAGTACGGGAGAGAACGTTTCCTCGAGTCGCACGCCATCGTCATTCCCGGCAGTCAGGGTTATTCGAATATGAGGCAGACGCTCGAGATGCCTTTGCGCCTCCTCATGATTCTCGTCGGTTTGGTGCTGCTCATCAGCTGCGCGAACGTCTCGAATCTCATGGTCGCCAAGGCGACGAGCCGGACGAAGGAGATCGCGATGCGCCTCGCGCTCGGAGCCGGCCGCCGGCGAATCCTGAAGCAACTGCTGGTCGAAAGCCTTGTCCTGGCAATCGCCGGAGGCGCGCTCGGTCTGCTCGTCGCCACGATCGCGGGCCATGGCCTCATCGCGCTCGCCCCGACCGAACAGGCTCGAACGTCGCTTTCCGCGGTTCCCGACGCCCGGGTTCTCACCTTCACGCTCGTGGTCTCCATGGTCGCCGCTCTCGGCTTCGGCCTGCTTCCCGCCCTTCAGGCGACACGCACCGATCTCGTCTCAACCATCAAGCATCAAAGTGGGGCCGCGACCGGCGTCGGCGGAACACGTTTGCGCAAAGCACTCGTCGTCTTTCAGGTCTTCGTCGCCCTTCTGCTTCTCCTTGGCTCCGCCCTCTTCGTTCAGAGCCTCGTGAACCTTCACGACGTCGATCCGGGCTTCCGGGCCACCAACCTCGTACGCTTCAAGCTCGATCCCATGATGAGCGGCTACGATGTGGCGCGAACGAAACGGTTCTTCGCCGACCTGAGGGATTCTCTCGAGGCGCTTCCCGGGGTGGAATCGGCAGGGCTCGCCGTCGTCGCGATCATGGAAGGCGACGAGTGGGACTCGACCGTCAATGTGGAGGGTTACGAGGCAGCGGACGGGGAGAACATGAATCCCCATTTCAACGCGATATCACCGGGCTATTTCGAAACGCTGGGGCTTGCCATCGAGGCGGGGCGCGATTTCGATGCGCGCGACGCCGACGGGAGCAAGAAGGTGGTCGCGGTGAACCGCACGTTCGCCGAGAAGTACTTCGAGGACGGTAACGCTCTCGGTTACCACATCGGCTTCGGAGGCGGAATCGGCGACGTGCCCGACATGGAGATCGTGGCGATCGTGCAGGACGCCAAATACGAAGATCTTCGCGACGAGATCCCGCGCCAGGTCTTCGTCGCTTACGCCCAGAATGACTGGGCAACGGAAATGACGACCTACGTTCGCACCTCGCTGCCATCGAAGGCGATCTTCGACGCCATCCGCCAGGCGGTGCGGCGACTCG carries:
- a CDS encoding ABC transporter permease, whose product is MMTTFLRDLRFALRSLGKAPALTAVAVVSLGLGIGANTAVFTLFDQVLLRSLPVQDPGALVMVATRGTHIGSNRGSNSVSYPMYKDYRERNEVFDGVLCRRGEVVNVAFKESTERAEAEMASGNYFEVLGIRPAWGRLFTMDDETAPGANPVVVLSYDYWSTRFGADRSVVGQPIRVNGTPMTIVGVVAPRFHGLSLGRRPQLYVPVTMKKQVTPSWDDLDDRRSRWVQVFARLRPGVTLERAESSIGTLYKQIIAVEVEDSYFADVSEYGRERFLESHAIVIPGSQGYSNMRQTLEMPLRLLMILVGLVLLISCANVSNLMVAKATSRTKEIAMRLALGAGRRRILKQLLVESLVLAIAGGALGLLVATIAGHGLIALAPTEQARTSLSAVPDARVLTFTLVVSMVAALGFGLLPALQATRTDLVSTIKHQSGAATGVGGTRLRKALVVFQVFVALLLLLGSALFVQSLVNLHDVDPGFRATNLVRFKLDPMMSGYDVARTKRFFADLRDSLEALPGVESAGLAVVAIMEGDEWDSTVNVEGYEAADGENMNPHFNAISPGYFETLGLAIEAGRDFDARDADGSKKVVAVNRTFAEKYFEDGNALGYHIGFGGGIGDVPDMEIVAIVQDAKYEDLRDEIPRQVFVAYAQNDWATEMTTYVRTSLPSKAIFDAIRQAVRRLDATMPIFDMNSMEDQLDQSLSVERLVAFLSTAFGVLATVLAFVGLYGVTAFGVARRAPEIGLRMALGAEANAVVRMVLREVFSLVAVGVALALPVAWWLSELVRSQLYGVAPRDPWTMALATIALVAVAFLAGSVPAMRASRLSPVSVLRYD